GCGGTGGGCCGGATGGCCGACCGCCACCACCGCCATCAGCTCCAGGCCGGGGGGCAGGCCGAGAATCTGGCCAACCGCCTCCCGGCTTTGGAGGATCTGGCCCAGCCAGACGGCGCCCAGGCCCAGGGCCTCGGTTGCCAGCAGCATGTTCTCGATGCAGGCGCCAGCGGCCTGGTGATCCTTCACCGGGTCGTACATGGCTTCCTGGTCCAGGTAGACGGCAATCAAGGCGGCGGCGGCCCGCACGATGTGGCCGTACCGGGTCTGGCCGGCCAGCGCCTCCTTGACCGCCGGGTCCAGCACCGTGACGAAACGCCAGGGCTGGTTGTTGAGGCCGGATGGCGCCCAGATCCCGGCCTCGATGATCTTCAGGAGGGTCTCCCGGGCCACCGGCTCGGCGGTGAACTCGCGGATGCTGCGCCGCCGGTGGATGGCTTC
This Thermodesulfobacteriota bacterium DNA region includes the following protein-coding sequences:
- a CDS encoding nitroreductase family protein yields the protein MASSVSPVIEAIHRRRSIREFTAEPVARETLLKIIEAGIWAPSGLNNQPWRFVTVLDPAVKEALAGQTRYGHIVRAAAALIAVYLDQEAMYDPVKDHQAAGACIENMLLATEALGLGAVWLGQILQSREAVGQILGLPPGLELMAVVAVGHPAHRSQVSTRRPLAQFILKEL